In Papaver somniferum cultivar HN1 chromosome 1, ASM357369v1, whole genome shotgun sequence, a genomic segment contains:
- the LOC113272440 gene encoding putative disease resistance protein RGA3 produces MYFRLLSLVWEELARPHLLNWHNATADHFQIKMSRKSNEREIFGDLLEPDVDRLSSLNVTKHRLKERLMVGKCLIVLDDVWTNHGIGVDELLKDILSMSCEGSKILMTMRSTEDIPPMTDRRYIIYQLQGLHEDDCWSIIKNIAFGHGGAKETTNLINIGKQISSKCGGLPLSTLEMMKKNGYLS; encoded by the coding sequence atgtattttagGCTCCTATCACTGGTATGGGAGGAATTGGCAAGACCACACTTGCTCAATTGGCATAATGCTACTGCTGATCATTTTCAAATCAAAATGTCCCGAAAATCGAACGAGAGGGAGATTTTTGGAGACCTTTTGGAACCCGATGTAGACCGCCTATCAAGCTTGAATGTCACTAAACATCGCCTAAAAGAGAGACTCATGGTGGGGAAATGCCTGATAGTACTCGATGATGTGTGGACTAATCATGGCATCGGCGTAGATGAGTTACTGAAAGATATTTTGTCTATGAGCtgtgaaggaagtaaaattcttATGACCATGCGGAGTACTGAAGATATTCCTCCGATGACTGATCGTCGATACATCATCTACCAATTACAAGGTTTGCATGAAGATGATTGTTGGTCTATAATTAAGAACATCGCATTTGGACATGGAGGTGCAAAGGAGACTACAAATCTAATCAACATAGGGAAGCAAATTTCAAGCAAGTGTGGAGGTCTTCCTCTATCTACTCTagaaatgatgaagaagaatggtTATCTATCTTGA